Below is a window of Nicotiana tabacum cultivar K326 chromosome 19, ASM71507v2, whole genome shotgun sequence DNA.
CAGGCTCGACACATCTGTAAGAGATCGAAGATACAAATGAAACTGAGCTCGATATCAAAGTTCGAAGTTCGACAATACCATCAGATTTGCCCTCAAGTTTACCGAAGGCACGACCAATCCTGCTTCTAACGGCCTCGAAGAAAAGCTTTGCCAACTCATCGGATAAGGATCCGATATTCTCGCCATTAACCAATCATTATGGCATAAATTACGGAATTAAGTCAAAAGGGGAGCTAACGGTCTACATAATTTGATATAAAATAATGTCTTAAAAGCCTAATCTCCCTAAATATATATAGGGGACTGAGTAATATAGAGGGACACATTGTAACATACTCCAGAGAGCAAGATACTATTTTTTCCAGCTTTGTTCATATCATTTCTGGCTTCAATAACGTCACATCTAAATTCGAAAGAAGTTAACCTTGCGAGGCTTAAGTTGTTCAACCTGcatggtttgcatttatttttctacTTATTCTTCCATTTTTAATCTGATTTCTCACTTTGTATCAAATtagatcacatatccttaaaaccgcgtataaatttaattattacccGATTTTGGGGGCAAACATACATATATATTAATAGAATTAAATATAGTTTTAGGTCAAATAAGTTtctaaaattagtttattttcaaaagtgcttttaaaaaaagtacttttggtgagaaacaatttgtgtttgactaattagtttgaaaaatacttttgagtagTAATTAATATATGGTCAATCTTTTAAAAAGTGCTTAtaggtgtatttttcttaaaaatatttttcaaaaaaatacttttgggaagaagctattTTTTTATGCATCTCAAAAACTGATtttgcttctactcaaaaatatatttttccttctaaaagtttggccaaacaacttaaggaaaaaaaaacacttttggaaagaaaaaaaaaatacttttggaaagaataaaaaatactTCTGAAAAGTTTGGCCAGATATGCTATTAGATCATTGCTCTTACCTAGCTCAAATTGTAAGTGCACATTATGAGGgagaaaaaaaactgaaatagtCCCTTAAACATAGGATTAAGTTCAATTTAGTCCCTTATACATCTCTCTACACATTATTAGTCCTTAAGTTTGAGAAAGTAGGTAGGATTCTTTATATTAGTCCAAGATATACACTAACCCTTTACTTAACGGCGAAGGCcactttttttttcccttttcaatCAAGAGAAAGCCACTCAATAACCAAAAAATGTTATTCCAAACAGATAAAATGCGTCAATCTACAGTTAACCGTGTGTTGCAGTAGAGCAGAAAAGGTACGTGTGGGTATAATTTAATAGCTAACAAACTGTGATAGCTAACAAGGCATTGAGTGAAATATGTACAGGGCATTGAGTGAAGGAGGAGATGATATTACATACACAAACTGTGATTTCTTGCAACGAGGGAATAAGCTTCTGCCATGCAAAAAATAGCTAACAAGGTGACATTCTTTTTCTGTAATAAGAAAATAGTGTCAAATAATATAGAATGGATGGAGAATAACTCATACAACTACCCTTCCAGAACAATGAAAACATACACTTATTGAGCGCCTTTTTTATTTATCTTACGTAATTTTATACCTTAAGAACATAAAATGTCTGCTTCGGACTTCAGTGTGATTGCCACTTTATTTTACAACTGAAATACCGAGTTATTAACCAAGTTTGTAATAGAAAGTGATTGGGAAATTCTTTATCACTCAAATGGAATTGTTTCCAAACTAATTATTCCCCTTGGAGGGATAGGCTTGTGAGGGGTTGTGATTTCCTTTCTTCAGAACTGAAGTCTTATACCAGCTCATGAATTTAGCTATGAACTCTGCAGTgaaaaagagggaaaaagaaagtaaaaaaaagagtcaaatcttTTAGCAACATTGATACTCAACTCTTTTTCCATTTGGACTTTTGTGGCGTAAATCAGATGTTATATGAACTTGATTTCTGAATTACCACTGCATTGCCATATATATGGCCTCAGGTGAAAAGTATAGCATATAAAGATAAAAGGGAATCAAAGTGTCAAGAAAGTATAACCATAGGTGAATATATATATGTGATCCTCTAATTTTATGTGTGTCCTAGTAAATGCTTTCAATTCGACAACTCCATATTAAGTTGTTGGACTATCTTAGTTTTTGAACTTATGAGCACTAAATCATGTGATGGAACTTTGGAAAATTGTGATAGAGCATAGATTTAGGTACATTACGATGGTAAGAAGAGGCAATTTGGATTCATATTAGGTAGTTCTACAACAAACGACTATATTTTTGCTAAAATTGATTGAAATTATAGGGAAatgaagaaggatctccacatgatATGCATTggcatcaaaatagagtactaAGAATGTCTATTGGTGGGTGCTTGAGAAGAAATTAATTGGTATAAGATATAGTAAGATTAGACGAGATTGTGGTTCCTAAATACAAATACTTAAGATATCTAAGACTCAATCTTCCAGGAAGATAGATAAAGAATTAACACATATGATTAAAATATGGTGACTGTAATAGAGGAGTATTATAGGAGCGACAAATGCTTTAATGAAAGATTTGGTGCCTGATTAAGAGAATTGTCTTTTTTATTCTTTAAGGAAAGATGATGAATACAGTTTCCATCAAATGCTTGTCTTACCTTCAACCTTCATAAATTGGAGAACAATCTTTTTCACTGCATCATTATCACTTTTTCCTTGTTCCAGATCCTTTGAATTTATCTgaatgagaaaaaaagagagagaagttTAGTTATTTGCTTCTGTATTAATGTATTGGTGAACATAGAATGACTATATAATAGTGAATTAAAATTCATTACATTGTACTTCATTTTCAGATTGTCAATTTCCTTGTGGAATTGGTCATCCAAATTACTCTTTAGTTCTTCTACCAAAGTCTAACATATaacgaaatgaagaaaaaaaaggattaAGAGTTAGTGAAAAGTTCAGTTATTTTCCAGCAATAGTTATAAGGACTAAGAACCTCTTACATTAAAGATGAACTCAGCAGACACGTTGTGCTCTATCAAATTTTGCAGCTTCCCACGGATATCATATAGCCTGAGAGAGAAATGAACTCTTGATGTTAGTATTATGAGTGCCAGGAACTCTTAATTGGGATGTCGAAGAGCCTTAGTGTGAAGTGAACAATGTCCTCATAGTCATAGAAATGTCTTTGTAATGTACTCCGTCCATTTCATATTATATGACAGTGTTTGGCCGGAAAAAAGAATGATTTTGGCACATACCAAAAGCACCCTTAGAAGTTAGAACTTCTGGTTTTAAGCATGTTATGACATTTCTATGGCTATAAAAGCATGTTGTTAAGGGTGACATGGAAAGTTTAGAGTAAAAGAGTTCCCAAATATAGAAAGGCGTTATCCTTTTTtaaacaaactaaaaaggaaagaatgtCACATAAATGGAACTGAGAGAGTAACTTTACAATGATGTGAAATTATACTCACTGCTTCGGGCTTTGCTCCTCAATTATGTTTTTAGCAATCTTTGCAATGTCATCTTCCCACCCTGTCTTGATTTCTTGATTCTCAGTCAAGCAAGTGCTGATAATTATACATTCTGCTATAGTTAGTGAGTGGACAATACAAAAGAATAAGCTATTTGTAAATAGTCAATCTTGATAGAGGATTGTGTACGTAATTCATTCTCTATAAAAGCTGAACATTACTTGAAGTGCCAAGTAGCTTCAAAAGAGCGAATTGCTTGACGTAGGTTACTTTTGGAGTTACTAGCAATCTGTGCTGCCAGTTTATGTGGTAGTTCTATTTCTTCCTTTTTTGCTATGAATTCCAAGACGTCTACAATCTGCCAACAAGAAAATCTTTTCCAAGTTagttaaagaaaaagagagttgTGCATATTATATTTGAGTTTAAGTAACTTGCTATAACATGTTAGATTATAGTAATAGTGTAAAAATCTTTACGTTCTCAATATATATTGATTAAATCCAATACGTATTGGTACCATGCATGCGCACCTCGTCATCTGAAGGTTTTTGGAGATGAACAACCTTACAAATAGACTTAATTGGCTGGAGCTTGGTGATATCACTGCAGCAAAAGAAGACCTTATAACAACCTGTATATCTTTCTAACATCCATTTGGTATATAGCAAAACATCTGTTGATAGCTTGTCAGCTTCACCAAGAATGATAGCTGTGTACATTACAAATGAAGTAAGTGATAGATCATTTCTATGGCATTCTTTGTCCGCTTTTGGGTAATACAAATTGCAAAAGCTTGTAATACCTTTACAGTCATCATGATGGCAAGGTGCTGATCTGATGGATGCTTTGTGCTTTCTCTCATTGATTAGTTCTACGATGACATGTTTCTCGTAGCCTTTAGTTTCAGAGAGATTGATCTCAACATGTTTCTTTGATTCCTTCACATTTACTTGGATGCTCGGCACTGCTTCTCCCTGAAATGCATTGCATTTTGAGAAGGTCCTTTCACTGTTCTACttgatttattttgatttaaactTCTATGTTTTGACATgtaaaaaataagattttaacTTCCGTGCATTGATAATAATGTCTAATTTTCCATAACCAGTCTAAATGTTACACTGTTATAAGTTAAAACCATTTAAATTTATAAGCTGGAGATGTGCTTTTTATAAATACATGAAGTGATATTTGTAGCTTTTACAGTCATATTCTAGACCGAAAGATAGTCTGTCATTGGATGTTGTAGTTGAATGCTTAAAATTATTTCTACAATATTAGTTTTCATATTGACATACTTTCAGGGGATACAAATGAATACTTGCCGTCTGATGCCTTGTGCACATTTGTCCCGTGTTGTGATCATGAACGAGTAGAATGTTTCATGAAATGTATAGACTTTTATgtctttagaagacttgaaaatTACTCCATTTATTTCAATTTGCTGCTAATTTTCGTTAGTGAGGCTCGGTCTGTTATCCTTGGAAAACAGAGATCCTTTTAGTAATAAAAGATGTCACTTATATTATGGCAGTATACTGGTAAAACTTTTTTCATATGTTCAAATGCCACCAATAATAGAACATCTAATGGGCTCTATATATGAAACACATTTTCAGATCTTTGTATGCATAATCTATGAACACAATACAAGGGTCTTCATACCTTTAAGTAGAACACCTTGCACTTTTCTCTTGCCTGTAAAAGCAAAGAAACTATCATCAGTCGATGATTTGATAAGTGCTGATCTAGAACATGATATCGGCGTTTCTTGGATTTAACATACATACACTGGCATTGTTAAATTGATTTATACCATCAGCGTAAACATGTTGTAGCAGGTAgccaacctttttttttttttttttttgggttactAATCTTACTTTCCATGCATAGTTATTTGTAGTTACTTTTAAGGTGACTTATTGCTTGAAAAGTTTGTTTGCACTTATAGTATATAGAAGTTAAACTCGTGATATTTACAACTCACGTCTAGCTTTTTAATTACTAAAGTGGCAAATTAACATATTTTCTGGATTAAACCTTTTGATACTTTTGTAGCTTTAAAGAGAATCAATAAATGTACCTGTATTTTATCATGTCCAAAAACTTCGCGAAGCAAAGCAAATATCATGGTTCTTTTCCCTACTCCTGGCTGTCCTGCAAATATATAATGACGATTACTGCCATCTGTTTCTGCCTGCAAATTTTAGAATTCAAAAGAAGTGTCTTTTCTTAGTATTTTAGCTATGaataaggaaaattttgaaaaaagattgTTCAAGATTATTTCTCATACCAGAGCCTTCAGTTCAAGTGCAGTATTTCTATTGCATAGAAAATCTTTAAGAGCATTAGGCCTATACTTATCAGCCCATTTAAATCTTTTGTCTTTCTGTTCTGGACTTGTAATATCCTGCTCCTTTGTAGTATCTTTTTCATCCTCTGTAGTTTGAGTTGGTGAAGCTGGTAATGGTACTGCTTCAATTTCTTCATCTTGCAATGATGTTTGCAATATTAATGGAGTTGGCGGTGGAGATGGTATTGACAATTTTGGTGGTGATGTTATTGGTGGTGCAGGGGCTGGTGGTAGTACTACTATATTTGTTTGCATTTCTGATGCTCTCTCCCTCAAAGGCTTCCCCTTATCTGATTTTGAAAGTCTCTGTCTGCTTTTTCTTGAACATTTTCTAACTCCTTTCCGATCTATACCAAGTTCTTCTCCGATTGTCGTTCTGATTACTCCTTTATCTTTTGTCTCTGATGAAGATGAATCTTGGATGTTCTTGTTCCCAATAGAAGTATTCAAGGAGAAGGATGTTCTTTCTTCTTTGCCTTTGCGTACAAAGTAAGATGCACTCCATTCTTGTACCTGTTGAGacataatataattaagtaattaaaaatatatatgctcTCTTAAACAGTTTAAGCTTTTAGACTAAATGGTCACGCGCTTCAACATTACCTTGCTAGCTAAATTGGATTTAGAACTTGAACTTGTAGAAGAAGCTGATATGCTATCTTTTCCAGGACTACTACTAAACTCTGCTAATAACTTCTGTCGATTAATCACTTTGGACGAATCAGTAAGTCCTTTATAATATGGACTTCTTGCTGAGTATCTCTTTTCTTCTTGAATTGCATTTCTTTTATTGAATTCCGCGAGATTACCAGCTGTTAAATTTGAGTTCTTTGAAGATGAGCCACCCTTTCTTGATATAAgctcatttgcatttttaggccatGTTGGTTTTAATGAGTCAGCTGATTTGGAGGATCTGACTGAAGGAGGTATTGTAAATGAGTTTGTAGGACAATTTTGAGTTTCTGATATGTTGCAGGGAACAGATTTTGAACGTGGGATTGATAGACTCGGCATTGAAGAGCTGAGATTGGAAGTTGCTGGGTTTTTTCTTGTGTAGAAAAGAGGATTAATAAGTAAGTTAACTCAATTATGATATTAATGTGAATGGAAAAAAGATACTTTCAACAGTAGGTCCATGGGCGATCATCTAGAGAACATTATAAGGGATGTTACGTTATTAACaatgtttatttttctttcttgaacTTAAGTCAAACCTCTTTGCATGGCTGTACTATTAGTGTAGAGAGTATAGCAGGCAAAAGTCCATGCAAAAGCAGCTCACCAGTTAAAAGGTTAATCTATCTCTAGTCTTTTAACTTTTGTTGTTTTTGGTTCCAACTCTAGGGATGTTTGTGCTTTATATCACTATCTCCTATTATCcttaatgagtttaacttttatataccGATAGTATAAGAGAATTTCTACCTAAAAGATTAATTATTTGCAATCATCCATAATAAGTGCAATTGCTGACTTGACAAATACACAATATCATTGCTCAAGGAGGAGGTAGAGTATTGTACACGGGTTCACATGAATTCAATAGCTTTATCttatttttgtattaaaaaattcattaaatatgtatagaTATTTAATTGCGAACTTAGTAACGGGTTCTGTCAATTCTTATAGTTGAAGTTTACCCATAACGATCTTATGTGTGACCTGATTCTGTACCGCTCCTCCCCCATCTTTGGCACAAAAAATGAGCTACAAAGCAAGAACAAACACCACAGAGAGAAGTagtaattatatatattaaaggaaaaACCAATAGGTGCCTTTAATATATATTGTGATTTGTGTGAGATCGTATGAGCTCGTCTTAGCAACTAAAGTTGAAACCTTATCATCAAAATGTCCTTACTGTAGTAATTTTGCACTAATTCTTACGTAGTTTCCTTCATGGTGGGTAAACAATATATACTTTGTAtcaatttaaattaaagaaaacatATGGAAAAGAAAGATAATTAAGTAGACGTCACTTTTCCTCTTAATGGATTTTATGATGTAGACATCCCCCATATAAACAAAATTTAAACCTTTttcacatttaaaaaaaaaaaagaaaaaaagaagaggttTTCTACATAAAGAACTTTTTTAATAATTACAAACAACTTTGTCAACTTGGTTGTCAATGCAGTAGCTGTCACAAAGTTGATCAATTCTAACATATCACGACTCcaaataatattattaaataatattgaTTCCAAAACGTTCAATATATAGAGAATATCAGCCTGCTTTCTAGAACTTAATTGGGTAAAAAATGTTATAAATATAGGCCTTAAATATTGTTTATCTCGAAGGTTACGTGTGGTGGGACTTCGGGATATCCACAagaatctttttaaaaaaaacttataaCAAAGCTTGAATTCCcatattttattcttctttttttctgtAGTTTAtgcaagatttttttttttttaataaataatttatgACATTTTCCAAATGTTGTACATGTCTTTTTCAAGGTATGTGAAAATAGTTGCCTCAGCGAATCACTTCCCTTTCAGATGAGATCATCTCTGATTTATTCCCCAGCTTAGCAGTTATCCTCGTAGACGAAACTTGTAAAATATGAAAAGTTATACGGgaaagaattaatgtttgcatCAAACTAAACAACTAATGAATGCGTTTTATTTATGCGAAGGTGTTAGCAATGGAattgaagaaataaagaaaggatTAGAGGAGTTTGTAATCTTAAATATTTTGAAGTTTATGCGGTTATATTATCATATCATTGTAAAATGAAAAGCTTAAAAGcttttttcttgttttgctaATAAAAGCTTAAAAAGTTAGTTAACTACATATAGAgcattctcttttttcttttctttttttgggaaTAGAGTGTCATATAACAAAGAACCGAAGTAAATCATAAGAGTTACTGTACAAGTTAAGGTGAAAATACTTTGCTAGTAAATTGTGTTCAAAATCAGAAAATGGAGAAACAATAATAAAACATAATGCAataaacagaaatagaaaataaTTTCGAGCCCACAAGTTGCTTCTGTATCATTAAGGAATTTAATACCCTCACGCTTGCTCAAGGTTTTGAATTAATTTCTGTCAGGATAGAACGGAATAACTACTTTGTGTAGTGGTACTATAAATTACAGAACATCAGCGAACTCAAATGgcggagcaaatcacacttagATCCTTACTTTTCCCCTTGAAAAATAATGCAAAAATGTAGAAGAGGGAGGAGAGTGTTTGCAGATTTCGGTGTCTAAAAAATGAGGCTAATCCTATGTATTTATAGCCAACGAAGTTGAGTTTCAACAGGTGCAAAGATGTCTGCCATTTGACAAGGTGTCTATTcggcaaaaaatatttaaatttctaTTAAATTCAAAGTTGAAGTCGTAGCTGAGTGACGACAACGGTGAGATGCTTGCTCTCTTCTCAACTCTTGAAGAACTAGAAGAAGTGCTTCAATAtataaacacaagaatttttctcTTCCtatccaatgagggacaaagtttCTTTGTAAAAGGAACCAATTCAAAATTTTGTTTCCTTTCATatcttttccctccattttccacTCACACATGAACTCAAAAAACTCAACAAATAAGGATCTCTTTATTTCTTCATTGCGGCTTCTCGCATCATTTTCTTGAAAAGACATTATATCATGGTGGAAGAGTATAAAATGAGTAATGTTTACCATTTCATTATTCACACAAAAACCTTCGCTGACACATTGAAAGGAATAGTTTCACACAAATGAAGACTTTCTGAATACATTTATAAGCAAATCATACATGTTTGGTGCAAATACAAGATGCCCGTAAGTTAATGTATATTGTGCTAGCACAATAAACTATTAACTTATTTTACATTTGACAAAAATTTTAAGGAAATAATTCAGTAACATCATTTCTATACAAGATTTTGTTAAAGAATGTTGTACATCGACATCCGACTAAACGGAGATTAGTCCGTTTTCATGGAAGATTTATCTCTCGtttctttctcaattttacttttattgattgatttatttatttaatgttACACCAAAAATAAGTAACCGTGGGAAGTGGAGAATCATGGTCAACGGCTGAATTCGCGTTGACCAAAAGAGATCCAAATGAGGCATATGATAAAAGTGAAGGGAGAGGAGGAAAATAGTATACAAGCTtcctttttaaattaatataaatACATTTTTAACACATTAAAAGGATTTTGCTGAAGTCAGATAAGGAAATTCGGTGCTTTTGAATTGGTTTCTTTTTGGGCTACACAATTAGTAAATTAGGAAATGTGTTAGGTAAGGACTAAGGAGTATAGCACTGAGAATGGGgtgaaaaggaagagaaaaatcATGGAAATGGAAATTAAAAAGGCTAGTGTTGCACTCTTTTTGATCTATTTATATATCAACAATGGTAGAATAAAACAATAGTGTTGAAAATTCATTATTAGAATTTATCCTGCTGAAAGTTTTCTGTTAGATCGACCCCTACTAATAGCTTTAACCCATAAGACAAAAGAAtgaacttaaactaaaaatagccagcgaatgtatattatatgtataatttatgtattaaatgtgtataattatgtataatctatgtatatggctagaaaaagtaaacaattaatatgaccggctatttttgtaaaaatccctaaaataaaataaaatttgttccGACTCAGTAATGCAATTAGATAGATTTTCAATGCAAAGAGATCATAACTAGCCATATAAATCTTTTCAATGTAAATTAATAATTacattaatatggatcacatagTCGAACTAGTTTTCAAAACTCAGATATAGTGTTATATACCATTCTATGCCCACAAGAATGTATTACAAAGCAGAAATCATTGGATGGAATAGGAATAATTAAGGCTATATTTCAAGACAAAAAGAACTCCAACTTAATTAAAGATCGCAACTTGGTGCAATGGGTGCATGTTCCttgtctaaaatttcaaaaaccttgtttgctattgcacttgcatatacTGTTGAACCTTCACAAATCTGCATACATTGTCAAAAATACCCACAATTATGTTTCCAAAAGCCTCAAACTTCCTGAATATAATAGCTTAAAACACAATTTACCTAAATCTGAACAAGTTCAAATCTCTAACACCTTTTTTTTCAATACGTTATTTGGCATTTAAATATAGTCTTGAGAACACAATTTTTCCGAAAAACTATTCCAAGAATAGTACACTGATAGTCTAAATGTTATGTATACGGTCAATGTATATAAGTTAAAACTCATATTAAACATATGTTTTGCAATCACTTAGTTATCATTTGACGTGTGACGGAGCCAAAATTTTCACTAAGGgatgtcaaaatataaagaagtaacACACGGAAAAGTCAAGGGGaatcaacatatataataatatatacatatagtataaAAATTATCGAACTACACATTGTAATTTTCAGGACGAACTTTGGATAAGCTGGCTCTGCCACTGCATTTGACATAACATATCATACAAAAGGAAGAAGAATTAAGTACCTTGGAGTTGAAGAGGTAGCTATAGTGATCACCAATTAATCCTCCAGAAACATGATGGATATCCAGCTGAAACTCATTAAAGGCTtttgaaacaaagagaaggcaattcATTCTCTTCTGTTGTTGGACAAGTTTAACAGTCACTTCATCATCCATAATTCTAACATCAACTTCAGTattctttgatttcttttgaagCCATGAACTCCTCATATTCACATGATTCTCAGCAGCTTCCATTACAGTATTGAAACCACATGAACCATCTTCTGTTCTTTGCCTTTTGACCCTCTCTTTCTTTTCTACTTCATTCTTTAGCTCATTTACTTTTGTTTTCAGCATATTGATGTACCCAATAGCATCCGCAATAATTGTTGCTCTATCATTCTTGTATTCACAAAAAATATGTCAATTTAACAAAACAAACCCTATTAAATCCCTAAACAAGTTATCCTTTTTCTTTAGTACAAAATTTTGTTATAACAACACAATTTATGCTCTATATGTCATTCTTGAATAGCCAAAATCATGTAGACTTACATAACAGCAAAGATTGATTGACAagagaaaacaacaacaacaacaaaacccagtgtaatcccacaagtggggtttagGAAGGGTAATGTGTACACAGACCATACATCTACCTTGtaaaggtagagagactgttttcgatagaccctcgaaATAAAGCAACAAACAATATTAACAATAAGTTAATAGGGTAACGGAAGTGAATGACATAACATGTAATAATAAAGAAccagaaataagaaaatagaagaatGGTACTAGTACTATTGGTAAGCCTAGGAGAAACTCTAGGAGAAACTCACGACTACTTGTCAAACCTTCAAACCTAATTCTCGACTTCCACGCGTCTtcggtaaaaaaaaaaaaaagaaattttaccAACAAAAAATAGCTGGTAAATAAGATAACAAATTAGGATTTGTTGTTAAAAGTCTCATTGGTATTTGCCTACAGATCTGTGTCCATCTTGTCATGAAACAAGGATATCAACAGCAAACAGAAAACTAAGGACCATTTTAGGTAGCAGAAAATGTACTGtgaataactatatatatatacacaccttTGAGGGATTTGGGATCAAAGCTCTCAATGCTTGGAACTTGTCACTGAAATGAACTCTCCTTTGTTTCTCACTGGCATGATGCTTAATATCCTTACCTTCCCTCTTTTTAGCTGCAGAATTGATATCAAAACTCCCAGCATCACGGTACAATGCACCAGTTACCTCTTCCTCAGCAACCCCGTGACTAAAAAAAGAGCCAGTCCCTGAGCTTCCTAAGCCATAGGAGCCATGTGGGGAAAGCTGAAACAACTCTTTGAACAAACTAGGTTGTGCGGTACAAATATTCACAGGCATATTCTGTTGTGGGTCATAGAAAAGATTAGTTGAAGTTGAGGCTAATTCTGTTCTTGGAAAACCCACCCAATGGCCTAGTGATGTATTTGCTATGGGATTTGATGGATTATTAGTGATCAATGTTGAAATGGGGAAATTACTAATTTGGTGCCGCTCATGGCCGTGTTGATGGTCATAAGGATTAAAACCCATTTCTTCCCAATTTGCTTGACCATAAGATAACACTGTGTTATTGTTGTGCTCATgcccaaattcctgaatcaagtTATTTTCAGTTTGGATAATATTGCTATTTAGAGTAGAATGAAACTTTCCCATTTCAAGATTCAGCTGCTGCTGCTGTAGTTCCAATCCCAAGGAAAAGTTAGTACCACAAGTTGTTGAATGATTTTGAAGCAAACCCTTTTCTTCTGTCCCTTCATCTTGCTCATGAGAAGTAGGATCAAAAGCTAAACTTTCTGCATACATTCTT
It encodes the following:
- the LOC107789168 gene encoding replication factor C subunit 3-like isoform X2 — encoded protein: MPSLSIPRSKSVPCNISETQNCPTNSFTIPPSVRSSKSADSLKPTWPKNANELISRKGGSSSKNSNLTAGNLAEFNKRNAIQEEKRYSARSPYYKGLTDSSKVINRQKLLAEFSSSPGKDSISASSTSSSSKSNLASKVQEWSASYFVRKGKEERTSFSLNTSIGNKNIQDSSSSETKDKGVIRTTIGEELGIDRKGVRKCSRKSRQRLSKSDKGKPLRERASEMQTNIVVLPPAPAPPITSPPKLSIPSPPPTPLILQTSLQDEEIEAVPLPASPTQTTEDEKDTTKEQDITSPEQKDKRFKWADKYRPNALKDFLCNRNTALELKALAETDGSNRHYIFAGQPGVGKRTMIFALLREVFGHDKIQAREKCKVFYLKGEAVPSIQVNVKESKKHVEINLSETKGYEKHVIVELINERKHKASIRSAPCHHDDCKAIILGEADKLSTDVLLYTKWMLERYTGCYKVFFCCSDITKLQPIKSICKVVHLQKPSDDEIVDVLEFIAKKEEIELPHKLAAQIASNSKSNLRQAIRSFEATWHFNTCLTENQEIKTGWEDDIAKIAKNIIEEQSPKQLYDIRGKLQNLIEHNVSAEFIFNINSKDLEQGKSDNDAVKKIVLQFMKVEEFIAKFMSWYKTSVLKKGNHNPSQAYPSKGNN
- the LOC107789166 gene encoding transcription factor bHLH91-like; translated protein: MLSCTVSKCSEHFRRMYAESLAFDPTSHEQDEGTEEKGLLQNHSTTCGTNFSLGLELQQQQLNLEMGKFHSTLNSNIIQTENNLIQEFGHEHNNNTVLSYGQANWEEMGFNPYDHQHGHERHQISNFPISTLITNNPSNPIANTSLGHWVGFPRTELASTSTNLFYDPQQNMPVNICTAQPSLFKELFQLSPHGSYGLGSSGTGSFFSHGVAEEEVTGALYRDAGSFDINSAAKKREGKDIKHHASEKQRRVHFSDKFQALRALIPNPSKNDRATIIADAIGYINMLKTKVNELKNEVEKKERVKRQRTEDGSCGFNTVMEAAENHVNMRSSWLQKKSKNTEVDVRIMDDEVTVKLVQQQKRMNCLLFVSKAFNEFQLDIHHVSGGLIGDHYSYLFNSKICEGSTVYASAIANKVFEILDKEHAPIAPSCDL
- the LOC107789168 gene encoding replication factor C subunit 3-like isoform X1, producing MPSLSIPRSKSVPCNISETQNCPTNSFTIPPSVRSSKSADSLKPTWPKNANELISRKGGSSSKNSNLTAGNLAEFNKRNAIQEEKRYSARSPYYKGLTDSSKVINRQKLLAEFSSSPGKDSISASSTSSSSKSNLASKVQEWSASYFVRKGKEERTSFSLNTSIGNKNIQDSSSSETKDKGVIRTTIGEELGIDRKGVRKCSRKSRQRLSKSDKGKPLRERASEMQTNIVVLPPAPAPPITSPPKLSIPSPPPTPLILQTSLQDEEIEAVPLPASPTQTTEDEKDTTKEQDITSPEQKDKRFKWADKYRPNALKDFLCNRNTALELKALAETDGSNRHYIFAGQPGVGKRTMIFALLREVFGHDKIQAREKCKVFYLKGEAVPSIQVNVKESKKHVEINLSETKGYEKHVIVELINERKHKASIRSAPCHHDDCKAIILGEADKLSTDVLLYTKWMLERYTGCYKVFFCCSDITKLQPIKSICKVVHLQKPSDDEIVDVLEFIAKKEEIELPHKLAAQIASNSKSNLRQAIRSFEATWHFNTCLTENQEIKTGWEDDIAKIAKNIIEEQSPKQLYDIRGKLQNLIEHNVSAEFIFNTLVEELKSNLDDQFHKEIDNLKMKYNINSKDLEQGKSDNDAVKKIVLQFMKVEEFIAKFMSWYKTSVLKKGNHNPSQAYPSKGNN